A single Drosophila ananassae strain 14024-0371.13 chromosome 3L, ASM1763931v2, whole genome shotgun sequence DNA region contains:
- the LOC116656219 gene encoding uncharacterized protein LOC116656219: MALKRLVNNEKKMRRDVDFARAYKGIMDDYVKKGYARRLEPQEVQRFQEGKLWYLPHFGVKNPYQPGQNRLVFDATAKGNGVSLNSALMKGPQRYKPLPAVLFHFREGAVGVCADIKEMFHQVLMQPQDRSSQRFLWKNGDDQREPDVYEMQVMTFGAASSPCSEVYVKTVNASQYSSTDPRAALAIKEYHYVDDYIDSFTSEEEAIAVSTRFGKCGQSVEPT, translated from the exons ATGGCGCTCAAGAGACTCGTcaacaacgaaaaaaaaatgaggcGCGATGTGGACTTCGCGCGTGCCTATAAGGGAATAATGGATGATTACGTCAAGAAGGGATATGCACGACGACTGGAGCCCCAGGAAGTCCAGAGGTTCCAGGAAGGAAAGTTATGGTACCTGCCGCATTTCGGGGTGAAAAACCCGTACCAACCTGGACAAAACCGGTTGGTCTTCGACGCGACTGCCAAGGGGAACGGCGTGTCCCTCAATTCAGCGCTAATGAAAGGCCCACAGCGCTACAAGCCACTCCCAGCAGTGCTCTTCCATTTTCGGGAAGGAGCAGTTGGGGTTTGTGCAGACATAAAGGAGATGTTTCATCAGGTACTGATGCAGCCACAGGATAGAAGTTCCCAGAGGTTCCTGTGGAAGAACGGAGATGACCAGCGGGAGCCGGACGTATACGAGATGCAAGTGATGACGTTCGGAGCAGCTAGCTCACCATGTTCGGAGGTCTATGTGAAGACCGTGAATGCCTCGCAGTACAGCAGCACGGACCCGCGAGCAGCCCTGGCCATCAAGGAATACCACTACGTGGACGACTACATCGACAGTTTCACCAGTGAAGAAGAAGCTATCGCCGTTTCGACACGG TTTGGCAAGTGTGGTCAGAGCGTTGAACCCACTTGA
- the LOC116656217 gene encoding uncharacterized protein LOC116656217, with protein MKWELALVMVNFISLQRFSNYNRLLRSTTWVLRFIRRSRGLRYDGEDHGLTTIECAKAWERMVQCVKKVLAHTMQKLAPKEHVLENLLIEAESIVNSRPLTHLPVTVDQEAPLTPNDLLKGAPDVPNLPTNDGQHFVKRATRKQWRMAPLHHDAGSILEEMGA; from the coding sequence ATGAAATGGGAGCTTGCCTTGGTCATGGTAAACTTCATATCCCTGCAGAGATTCTCGAACTACAATCGACTGTTGAGGAGCACCACATGGGTGCTCAGATTTATACGACGGAGCCGTGGACTACGATACGATGGAGAGGATCACGGACTGACGACGATAGAGTGCGCTAAAGCCTGGGAAAGGATGGTGCAGTGCGTGAAGAAGGTGCTGGCGCACACGATGCAGAAACTTGCGCCCAAGGAGCACGTACTGGAGAACCTGCTAATTGAGGCGGAGAGCATAGTAAACTCTCGTCCGCTCACTCATCTACCAGTGACGGTGGACCAGGAGGCTCCACTGACACCCAACGACTTGCTGAAGGGAGCACCCGATGTCCCAAATCTTCCCACGAATGACGGACAGCACTTCGTGAAACGCGCTACCAGGAAGCAGTGGCGCATGGCGCCACTGCACCATGATGCGGGATCGATTCTGGAAGAGATGGGTGCATGA
- the LOC26514258 gene encoding uncharacterized protein LOC26514258, whose translation MMHHSPRRSPRLNEGQNIAPQADGSVLAPQPSQAGGRGSEAPASSAQLAASGATRKPKVADLMDRIAELEKELERARSANMERTGPVISSEVGVGQPPFSTGLTVPNATSVYYAASERPPPWSGSQTVPCSQNCTTRINQASPFCATGTTVPAHGFGLQNEVAGGTSIRAPSPGDGAWATSIGGTARWTPRKLPELPTFGGKPEDWPIFYCAFTETTQAYGCTDLENNQRLLKALKDDARETVKSLLIHPSNANAAVEQLRFRYGRPEQLIRSQLNSIRDVPAITEHNLGKLVAFATHVSNLKAFLQSAKAEQHLGNPMLMEELVAKLPISKRVDWARHAATIQPYPTIVDFSSWLMELANVVCVVADIDGREPRRRLLHASVDREQDEQQESCRRNCSICEGLGQHAVRDCQRFIGATPTERWRLARRHRLCFMCLQTGHMTGSCAASEECPVNGCMRKHHRLLHEENNEGFRRPPQRGGNWRGYNRQAAGPREGVQVNEGAASSVDASATPERNLSCVDEDRERLLFRVLPVTLYGGGKQVDTYALLDEGSSVTMVDNELVAELGYKEYVVS comes from the coding sequence ATGATGCACCATTCGCCCAGAAGGAGTCCCCGACTGAACGAGGGACAGAATATCGCACCGCAAGCAGATGGAAGCGTTTTGGCCCCGCAACCGTCGCAAGCCGGCGGCCGAGGCAGTGAAGCCCCGGCGTCATCAGCGCAGCTGGCAGCATCTGGAGCCACCAGGAAACCGAAGGTGGCCGACCTCATGGATAGGATCGCCGAGTTGGAGAAGGAGTTGGAACGCGCTCGCAGCGCTAATATGGAACGCACTGGCCCCGTTATTTCGAGTGAGGTTGGGGTAGGTCAGCCGCCATTTTCAACCGGCCTGACCGTACCCAACGCAACAAGTGTTTATTATGCGGCGTCAGAGAGACCGCCACCCTGGAGCGGATCTCAAACGGTACCGTGTTCGCAGAACTGTACCACGAGGATTAATCAAGCATCGCCATTCTGCGCTACCGGCACTACTGTTCCAGCGCATGGTTTCGGGCTGCAGAATGAAGTGGCCGGCGGAACATCGATACGTGCGCCTTCTCCTGGAGACGGTGCTTGGGCGACGAGCATTGGAGGAACTGCACGCTGGACGCCACGAAAGCTTCCTGAACTGCCTACTTTCGGAGGGAAGCCAGAGGACTGGCCCATTTTCTACTGCGCGTTTACGGAGACGACGCAAGCGTATGGTTGTACGGACTTGGAGAACAACCAAAGGCTACTGAAGGCGCTAAAGGACGACGCGCGTGAGACGGTGAAGTCATTGTTGATTCACCCCAGCAATGCGAATGCAGCGGTGGAGCAGCTGCGATTCAGATACGGCCGACCGGAGCAACTAATACGCAGCCAGCTCAACAGCATTCGAGATGTGCCTGCAATTACGGAGCACAACCTGGGAAAGCTCGTCGCATTCGCCACCCATGTCAGCAACCTCAAGGCTTTCCTACAATCAGCGAAGGCGGAGCAGCACCTGGGTAACCCTATGTTGATGGAAGAGCTTGTGGCCAAGCTCCCAATAAGCAAACGAGTGGACTGGGCAAGGCACGCTGCAACTATTCAGCCCTATCCGACGATTGTGGACTTCAGTTCGTGGTTGATGGAACTAGCCAACGTGGTCTGCGTGGTGGCGGACATTGATGGAAGGGAGCCAAGGCGTCGATTGCTTCATGCCAGCGTCGACCGAGAGCAGGACGAGCAACAGGAGAGCTGCCGCAGGAATTGTTCAATTTGTGAAGGCCTTGGACAACATGCAGTTCGGGACTGCCAACGATTTATTGGAGCCACACCTACAGAGAGGTGGAGACTCGCAAGAAGACATCGCCTATGCTTCATGTGCTTGCAAACCGGGCATATGACTGGATCCTGCGCTGCGTCAGAAGAGTGCCCCGTGAATGGATGCATGAGGAAGCATCACCGTCTTCTTCATGAGGAAAACAACGAAGGCTTCAGGAGACCGCCACAGCGAGGCGGCAATTGGAGAGGCTACAACCGGCAGGCAGCCGGACCGAGGGAAGGCGTCCAAGTGAATGAAGGAGCAGCCTCATCCGTGGATGCCTCTGCGACCCCGGAGAGAAATTTGAGCTGTGTCGACGAGGACCGAGAACGACTCCTGTTCCGTGTATTGCCGGTGACGCTATACGGAGGTGGGAAGCAGGTGGACACGTACGCTCTTCTGGATGAAGGTTCTTCAGTGACGATGGTCGACAACGAGCTGGTTGCAGAGCTAGGGTACAAGGAGTACGTCGTCAGCTGA
- the LOC123257246 gene encoding uncharacterized protein LOC123257246, whose protein sequence is MQSLHRRDVRSVNKDARLPMKPYVNAVPKLLIGLDHGHLGLPLKTRRFASEGPYAAATELGWVVFGPVEGRRDTPSLRSCLLATSLDDNVERIVEDYFEIENFGVKAAPAAAASDDVRAQKILEDTTVLVGRRYQTGLLWKTDNIVLPRSYDMAYNRLVNIEKKIKRDGQFAQEYSRIVKDYVDKGYARRLERQEIDSETHRTWYLPHFGVENPNKPGKIRLVFDAAARVGGVSLNSALSKGPQHYKALASILFHFREGAVGVCSDIKEMFHQVLIRPEDRCAQRFLWRDGNDQRDPDVYEMCVMTFGAACSPSAAHHVKTVNAKRFLDSDPRAVKAIVDYHYVDDYVDSFATESEAIEVSSRVKKIHAEGGFELCKFSSSSPTVERMLGPSDHAQSIGWGEAEQKILGMRWQPATDDFRFRVKYHKVAPVVSDGKRIATKREFLSMVMSTFDPLGFLCCLMITAKLLLREVWRRKISWDEPLPAEMYNAFMDWRKEMEKVERFRCPRHYFGSGLVKTVEMHVFVDASQSAFASVVYWRITYENGDVQVSTHRRYKQFVGNRVAEILESTKVAQWRWLPSADNVADDATRAQRSVDLSEESRWLRGPAFLRRPASSWPGAAPTDEADAEDEEEMPSEFVLVGASDPFISLERFYSYRRLLRTTAWVLRFIRRCRGQRDELENYGLNVAESEAAEDLLFRRAQREAFPDEVQAAEKDLDVAKGSDICGLAPYLDGNGILRAYGRIDAALCIPYSARRPVILSHRHGLTEMIVRDAHVRMKHQNVDATMAEIRTRFWITRLRRVLRNVISGCSECKLHRARPMPPIMGPLPDDRLDAYGWPFKSTGLDYFGPLLVTVARHQEKRWVALFTCLTTRAIHLELAHDLSTDSCILAIRNFICRRGPVHRLRSDNGRNFVGADREAKRFAEIFEPERIQPELSSKGIEWIFNCPANPSEGGVWERMVQCVKRVLRHTVKEVAPKEHVLESFLIEAENVGAACPPDTPGLDGGLVKEGATRKQWRVARMLRDRFWRRWVLEYLPTLTRREKWCRREKPIQRGDIVFVCDPAIPRRDWRKGVVEETFAGTDGEVRRARVRIMDGDRTRWIMRPASKLAALDLSEEVLHGGGDVADRLSIVSI, encoded by the exons ATGCAGAGCCTGCACAGAAGGGACGTTAGGAGCGTGAACAAGGACGCTCGACTACCGATGAAGCCCTACGTAAATGCAGTGCCGAAGCTGCTTATTGGTTTGGACCATGGGCATCTAGGACTGCCATTGAAAACGAGACGGTTTGCCAGCGAGGGACCGTACGCGGCCGCAACCGAATTAGGATGGGTTGTTTTTGGGCCTGTGGAAGGACGACGAGACACGCCATCACTAAGGTCTTGTCTGCTAGCCACGTCGTTGGATGATAACGTGGAACGGATCGTCGAGGACTACTTCGAGATCGAGAACTTCGGTGTGAAGGCGGCGCCAGCGGCCGCAGCCAGCGACGACGTGAGGGCTCAGAAGATCCTGGAGGACACAACGGTGCTAGTTGGCCGCCGATACCAGACGGGATTGTTGTGGAAAACTGATAACATTGTGCTGCCACGTAGCTATGATATGGCGTACAATAGATTGGTCAAcatagaaaagaaaataaagcgaGATGGGCAGTTCGCCCAAGAATATTCCCGGATTGTTAAAGATTATGTCGACAAGGGATACGCTCGGCGTCTGGAACGACAGGAGATCGATTCGGAAACCCATAGAACATGGTACTTGCCGCATTTTGGAGTGGAGAATCCCAACAAGCCAGGGAAGATCCGATTAGTATTTGACGCAGCGGCACGAGTTGGAGGAGTGTCACTGAATTCTGCGCTGAGCAAGGGGCCGCAACACTATAAGGCCTTGGCATCTATCCTCTTCCACTTTAGGGAAGGTGCCGTCGGAGTCTGCAGCGACATTAAGGAAATGTTTCACCAGGTGCTGATCCGACCCGAGGATAGATGTGCGCAACGCTTTCTGTGGAGAGATGGGAATGACCAACGGGACCCCGACGTCTACGAGATGTGCGTGATGACCTTTGGAGCAGCATGCTCACCGAGTGCGGCGCATCACGTGAAGACAGTGAATGCCAAGCGATTCCTGGATTCGGATCCCAGAGCAGTCAAGGCCATCGTGGACTACCACTACGTGGATGACTATGTGGATAGCTTCGCCACAGAGAGCGAAGCCATCGAAGTATCTAGCAGAGTGAAGAAGATACATGCAGAAGGCGGGTTTGAGCTTTGCAAGTTCTCGTCCAGTTCGCCTACAGTGGAGAGGATGCTTGGACCCAGTGATCACGCCCAGAGTATTGGATGGGGTGAGGCCGAGCAAAAGATTTTGGGAATGCGGTGGCAGCCAGCCACGGACGACTTTAGGTTTCGAGTGAAGTACCACAAAGTCGCCCCCGTCGTGTCCGATGGAAAGAGAATTGCCACAAAAAGggaattcttgagtatggtcATGTCAACGTTCGACCCCTTGGGATTCCTGTGTTGCCTAATGATAACAGCGAAGTTGTTGCTGCGAGAGGTCTGGAGGAGGAAGATCTCATGGGATGAACCACTACCGGCTGAGATGTACAACGCCTTTATGGACTGGCGTAAAGAGATGGAGAAAGTGGAACGTTTTCGGTGCCCACGTCACTACTTTGGATCCGGGCTGGTGAAGACTGTCGAGATGCACGTATTTGTGGATGCGAGTCAGTCGGCATTCGCATCAGTGGTCTACTGGAGGATCACGTACGAGAACGGCGACGTGCAAGTGAG CACACACCGGCGCTACAAGCAGTTCGTAGGGAACAGAGTAGCAGAGATTCTGGAGTCGACGAAGGTGGCCCAATGGAGATGGCTACCATCCGCCGACAACGTGGCAGATGATGCAACTCGAGCGCAACGCAGCGTGGACCTAAGCGAGGAGTCACGCTGGTTAAGAGGACCGGCATTCCTGAGGAGACCAGCGAGCAGCTGGCCAGGAGCTGCACCCACCGACGAAGCGGATGCAGAAGACGAAGAGGAGATGCCGAGTGAGTTTGTGCTTGTTGGAGCGAGTGACCCGTTCATATCGCTGGAGAGATTCTATAGTTATAGGCGATTGCTGAGGACTACGGCTTGGGTCCTAAGGTTCATACGCCGATGCCGTGGACAACGAGATGAGCTGGAGAACTACGGCCTCAATGTAGCTGAGTCTGAAGCAGCTGAGGACTTGTTATTCCGTAGAGCACAACGTGAGGCGTTCCCCGATGAGGTGCAGGCCGCAGAGAAGGACTTGGACGTCGCTAAAGGAAGCGACATATGTGGACTGGCGCCATACCTAGATGGCAATGGAATTCTGCGAGCGTATGGCAGGATCGATGCGGCGCTATGTATACCTTACAGCGCCAGGAGGCCAGTGATCCTCTCCCACCGGCATGGTCTCACGGAGATGATTGTGCGCGACGCTCATGTGAGGATGAAGCATCAAAACGTGGATGCTACGATGGCGGAGATCCGGACCAGGTTCTGGATTACGAGACTGCGGAGAGTGCTTCGTAATGTGATCTCGGGATGCAGCGAGTGTAAGCTGCACAGAGCACGGCCGATGCCGCCGATTATGGGACCCCTGCCAGATGATCGTTTGGACGCCTATGGCTGGCCGTTTAAGAGCACAGGCCTCGACTACTTTGGGCCGCTGTTAGTGACCGTTGCTCGGCACCAGGAGAAGCGGTGGGTGGCCTTGTTCACGTGCCTGACGACCAGGGCGATTCATCTGGAACTGGCACATGACCTGTCGACTGATTCCTGCATACTTGCAATCAGGAATTTCATCTGCCGTCGAGGGCCTGTGCATAGACTGCGCAGCGACAATGGCAGGAACTTCGTTGGAGCAGACAGAGAGGCCAAGAGATTTGCGGAGATCTTCGAACCCGAGAGGATCCAGCCGGAGCTGTCAAGCAAGGGAATTGAGTGGATCTTCAACTGCCCAGCGAACCCATCAGAGGGTGGAGTCTGGGAGCGAATGGTGCAGTGCGTGAAGAGGGTGCTACGCCACACAGTGAAGGAAGTGGCGCCGAAGGAGCACGTCCTGGAGAGTTTCCTAATAGAGGCGGAGAACGTC GGAGCAGCTTGCCCACCGGATACCCCCGGCCTGGATGGAGGCCTCGTCAAGGAAGGAGCTACGCGGAAGCAGTGGCGCGTGGCAAGGATGTTGAGAGACcgattctggaggaggtgggtcTTGGAGTACCTACCCACGCTGACACGGAGAGAGAAGTGGTGCCGCAGAGAGAAGCCGATTCAACGAGGAGACATCGTCTTCGTTTGCGATCCAGCCATTCCGCGTCGAGACTGGCGGAAAGGCGTCGTGGAGGAGACCTTTGCTGGAACGGATGGTGAGGTCAGACGAGCCCGCGTTAGGATCATGGATGGAGATCGGACCCGCTGGATAATGCGCCCCGCTTCAAAGTTGGCGGCTTTGGATTTGAGTGAAGAAGTTCTTCACGGAGGTGGGGATGTCGCGGatcgattatcgatagttagtatttaa